In Vibrio sp. FE10, the following are encoded in one genomic region:
- a CDS encoding DUF2500 domain-containing protein, protein MPNSLFLAIFALAGLAAWVFLGFYRKHMQGDNAPEKKVNVTVLDKQSIDLPDAEPGQEDQEYWIYVQRGVVGPKREFQVGIHYFHALNPGDKGTLTYQGDKFLHFALKR, encoded by the coding sequence ATGCCTAATTCACTCTTTCTTGCCATCTTTGCACTTGCTGGCCTTGCTGCTTGGGTATTTCTTGGTTTCTATCGAAAACACATGCAAGGTGATAACGCGCCAGAAAAGAAAGTGAATGTCACTGTACTAGACAAGCAGTCGATCGACCTTCCTGACGCAGAGCCTGGCCAAGAAGATCAAGAGTATTGGATTTACGTTCAACGTGGTGTTGTTGGACCGAAGCGAGAATTCCAAGTCGGTATCCATTACTTTCATGCTCTTAACCCTGGCGATAAAGGAACTTTAACCTACCAGGGCGATAAGTTCTTACACTTTGCATTGAAACGTTAA
- a CDS encoding lysoplasmalogenase, which yields MWSWLAVSLSGIGAISGTKHGHIGQALVYKVFTFVLLAVVALTQSIVAEYTYWIVAGLAISAVADVLHTVTQKRPLHFVCFLLAQLCYSKAFWLQLSGEMVWWLFALLLAACVVAFFLLLPRLDRLVFPVVIMGIVLIQLAWASGEVWLLEPQLSHAVGFAGCSVLLLSALAYALNCYRSPIKGAYLWVTGSYFLAHALIVASLTI from the coding sequence ATGTGGAGTTGGTTAGCGGTTTCTTTATCTGGTATCGGAGCGATATCAGGGACGAAACATGGACATATCGGTCAGGCCTTAGTGTACAAGGTGTTTACCTTTGTTTTGTTGGCGGTAGTGGCGTTAACTCAATCGATCGTTGCTGAATATACTTATTGGATTGTCGCTGGCTTAGCTATCTCGGCTGTGGCTGACGTTCTGCATACGGTGACTCAAAAACGACCGCTTCATTTTGTCTGTTTTTTATTGGCTCAACTCTGTTATAGCAAGGCATTTTGGCTACAACTCTCAGGTGAGATGGTTTGGTGGTTGTTTGCATTATTGTTGGCTGCCTGCGTTGTCGCTTTCTTCTTACTTCTTCCGCGCTTAGATAGATTGGTTTTTCCCGTGGTCATTATGGGCATTGTGCTTATCCAGCTGGCTTGGGCCTCTGGTGAGGTTTGGTTGCTTGAGCCTCAGCTATCACACGCGGTTGGTTTTGCTGGCTGTAGCGTGCTGCTGCTTTCTGCACTGGCGTATGCTCTCAATTGCTATCGTAGTCCAATCAAGGGCGCTTATCTTTGGGTAACGGGCAGTTACTTCCTAGCTCACGCTCTTATCGTGGCATCTCTAACCATTTAG
- a CDS encoding YecH family metal-binding protein, with protein sequence MTTEIHAHNVLNLLSEKPLTREELTQELAQTYGAEARFHTCKLNGLDLDGLLKFFLKMEKVVVVDDKLCTNRERVCNH encoded by the coding sequence ATGACGACTGAAATTCACGCACACAACGTTTTAAACCTGCTTAGTGAGAAGCCACTGACTCGCGAAGAGCTAACACAAGAACTCGCTCAAACGTATGGCGCAGAAGCTCGTTTCCATACTTGTAAGCTAAATGGTTTAGATTTGGATGGCCTGCTTAAGTTTTTCCTGAAGATGGAAAAGGTTGTGGTTGTCGATGATAAGCTTTGCACCAATCGCGAACGTGTGTGTAACCACTAA
- a CDS encoding DUF4145 domain-containing protein: MTDIEKVVTRTRNIEKLLRLQYHAEGEGLHELVTSCEERLPHDMVIKLRYIATCRNKVVNEHDAQLEDQHKFIMMCNDCEKELTPRSGRFIWRVAILLMMAMTLAAAGFYYANWDVLTLHLFSK, translated from the coding sequence ATGACCGATATTGAAAAAGTGGTGACAAGAACTCGCAATATTGAAAAATTATTGAGACTTCAATACCACGCTGAAGGCGAAGGATTGCACGAGCTTGTGACAAGCTGTGAAGAAAGGCTACCGCACGATATGGTAATCAAGCTGCGTTATATCGCAACGTGTCGTAACAAGGTAGTGAATGAGCATGACGCTCAACTGGAAGACCAGCATAAATTCATCATGATGTGTAACGACTGTGAGAAGGAGCTGACTCCACGAAGCGGTCGTTTTATCTGGCGAGTTGCGATCTTATTGATGATGGCAATGACTTTAGCCGCAGCGGGTTTCTATTATGCGAACTGGGATGTGTTAACACTGCATCTGTTTTCGAAGTGA
- a CDS encoding acyltransferase encodes MKQRILFFDLARCVAAVAVIAIHVLAPYRNELGTIPFGEWLTAITVNGFSRWAVPVFILISGALMLSDQRPFDAKYYLKRRLGKVLIPFIVWSLFYTYLSGWSAMGFDADVSWEVLLNSYHHYTYYHLGFFYYFIPLYFVIPFLQIMVRKYGDKAVYGFTAVWLFTTLLFLLRIDGPWSHELWLYTGYLPLGYLLYKKVPLNKLTVGVSVGLGALALLTTVYMVVDASLIAEEYTVGRWLSYKTLNTVLAASMVFMLCRYYGEGLSEKSNQVVGFISKHSLGIYLLHPIFLWPMKEFGWYQGHPAWVIPLWIVISGAGALWMSWLVSKSEKTSWLLP; translated from the coding sequence ATGAAGCAGCGAATTCTCTTTTTTGATTTAGCACGATGTGTCGCGGCCGTAGCGGTTATCGCGATTCATGTTTTGGCTCCTTATCGCAACGAGCTAGGAACGATTCCTTTCGGTGAGTGGTTAACGGCGATCACCGTCAATGGCTTCAGTCGTTGGGCTGTGCCAGTGTTTATTTTGATTAGTGGCGCGTTGATGCTGAGCGATCAGCGCCCGTTTGACGCCAAATATTACCTCAAGCGCCGCCTAGGTAAGGTACTGATACCTTTCATTGTCTGGTCGCTTTTCTATACCTACCTGTCTGGTTGGTCTGCGATGGGCTTTGATGCCGACGTGAGTTGGGAGGTGTTGCTCAATAGCTACCATCACTACACCTATTACCACCTTGGTTTCTTCTATTACTTTATCCCGCTCTACTTCGTGATTCCTTTCTTACAGATCATGGTCAGAAAGTATGGGGATAAGGCCGTTTATGGTTTCACTGCGGTTTGGTTATTTACGACTTTGTTGTTCTTACTCAGGATAGATGGCCCATGGAGTCACGAGTTGTGGCTTTACACTGGCTACTTGCCATTGGGTTACCTGTTGTACAAGAAGGTTCCGCTTAACAAGTTAACTGTTGGTGTGAGTGTGGGGCTTGGCGCATTGGCATTGTTAACCACAGTCTACATGGTGGTGGATGCGAGCTTAATTGCCGAGGAGTACACCGTTGGTCGTTGGTTATCTTACAAAACGCTGAATACTGTATTAGCCGCGAGCATGGTGTTTATGCTGTGTCGTTACTACGGAGAAGGGTTATCTGAGAAAAGTAACCAAGTGGTTGGCTTTATCAGTAAACACAGCTTAGGTATCTATCTGCTGCACCCTATCTTCTTGTGGCCAATGAAAGAGTTCGGTTGGTACCAAGGACACCCGGCATGGGTGATTCCATTATGGATAGTGATCAGTGGTGCAGGGGCTTTATGGATGAGTTGGCTGGTTTCTAAATCAGAGAAAACGAGTTGGCTATTGCCTTAA